One region of Tachysurus fulvidraco isolate hzauxx_2018 chromosome 9, HZAU_PFXX_2.0, whole genome shotgun sequence genomic DNA includes:
- the LOC113653258 gene encoding leukotriene B4 receptor 1-like → MQQLNSSNSSLIAPVSTENLIASSVVAVCFILGVPGNIAVMVRLSGWLKRGSFTPRLMLSLAISDLLTLISLPVWIWALLHGWVFGLVLCKLLFYMIYLSLYCSILCVVLMSMQRYIQVLYPEKWNKLGRKGKKILLSGMWMLSAVFSCYALILSSISFDRLGRLQCTLRYQNEVERVATLIWEIIICVASFAIVSYFYFHLHRGVNNSAFFHSNSLTKLVTRIVVCFFIFWIPVQITDIVIIFAALTGNDSLLRSAESGDNVTTALVFINSCVNPFLYTFSARALQQRTAGTDDP, encoded by the coding sequence ATGCAGCAGCTCAACTCATCCAACAGCTCGCTCATCGCTCCTGTCTCTACTGAGAACCTGATTGCCAGTAGTGTGGTGGCAGTTTGCTTCATACTGGGAGTCCCTGGTAATATTGCTGTAATGGTGCGTCTGTCTGGATGGCTGAAGAGAGGCAGTTTCACCCCGAGACTGATGCTAAGCCTGGCCATATCAGATCTACTCACTCTGATTTCTCTGCCCGTTTGGATTTGGGCTCTTCTGCATGGCTGGGTTTTTGGCTTGGTCTTGTGTAAGCTTCTCTTTTACATGATCTACTTAAGCCTCTACTGCAgcatactgtgtgtggtgttgatgagCATGCAGCGTTACATCCAAGTGCTGTATCCTGAGAAATGGAACAAGCTtggcagaaaaggaaagaagatccTTTTGAGTGGGATGTGGATGTTAAGTGCAGTTTTTTCATGCTATGCTCTCATACTAAGCAGTATAAGCTTTGACAGATTAGGACGACTTCAGTGCACGCTAAGATATCAGAATGAGGTTGAAAGAGTGGCTACTTTAATCTGGGAGATTATAATATGTGTGGCTTCATTCGCCATCGTATCTTATTTCTACTTTCACCTTCACAGAGGAGTTAATAACTCAGCCTTCTTTCACAGTAACTCATTGACCAAGCTGGTGACCAgaattgttgtgtgtttcttcattttttggATCCCAGTTCAAATCACCGACATTGTGATCATCTTTGCTGCATTGACTGGGAATGACAGTCTGTTAAGATCTGCAGAATCTGGAGATAATGTTACTACAGCTCTGGTTTTTATTAACAGTTGTGTGAACCCCTTCCTGTACACTTTCTCTGCTCGGGCTCTTCAACAGAGAACAGCTGGAACAGATGATCCTTAG